A single genomic interval of uncultured Desulfobacter sp. harbors:
- a CDS encoding beta-ketoacyl-ACP synthase III, whose product MKKSIIKGSGFFVPPHIVTNQDLAEFMDTSDEWIRQRTGIHQRHWVTEDDVCGASDLGTQAARMALDNAGWHPNDLDFIIFATLSPDIMFPGGGCLLARNLELNSTPALDIRQQCTGFLYGFATADSYIKSGLASKILLVGAEVHSTGLDKTTRGRDVTVIFGDGAAALCIEAVDTDENVGLIASALHADGHFAETLKTELPASNLIKRLPDDLSTDDPRYFPVMDGPAIFKKAVRMLPKVTLEVLKKAGMELSDIDLVVPHQANKRINQAFGQFLKLPEDKIFHNIEKYGNTTAASIPLALHEAIETGRIGKSGDVVLFAGLGAGLTWGASLYKFP is encoded by the coding sequence ATGAAAAAATCAATTATCAAGGGCTCAGGTTTCTTTGTGCCGCCCCATATTGTCACTAATCAGGACCTGGCCGAATTTATGGACACTTCTGATGAATGGATCCGCCAGCGCACCGGTATTCACCAACGACACTGGGTCACCGAGGACGATGTTTGCGGTGCGTCTGATTTGGGCACCCAGGCAGCCCGCATGGCACTGGACAACGCAGGTTGGCATCCCAACGATCTGGATTTTATTATTTTTGCCACCTTAAGTCCGGATATCATGTTCCCGGGGGGGGGATGTCTTTTAGCGCGAAATCTTGAACTTAATTCCACACCGGCCCTGGACATTCGCCAGCAATGCACCGGATTTTTGTACGGATTTGCCACAGCAGATTCTTATATCAAATCCGGGCTTGCCTCAAAAATTCTTCTGGTGGGTGCTGAAGTGCATTCCACAGGACTTGACAAAACCACCCGGGGCAGGGATGTGACGGTTATTTTTGGTGATGGAGCCGCCGCCCTGTGTATCGAAGCCGTTGATACGGATGAAAACGTGGGCTTGATTGCCTCGGCATTACATGCCGATGGGCATTTTGCAGAGACCTTAAAAACCGAACTGCCTGCTTCCAACCTTATAAAGCGCCTGCCGGATGATCTTTCCACTGATGACCCCCGATATTTTCCGGTCATGGACGGTCCTGCCATATTTAAAAAAGCTGTACGCATGCTTCCAAAGGTGACCTTGGAAGTTCTGAAAAAAGCAGGCATGGAGTTGTCTGATATTGATCTTGTGGTGCCCCACCAGGCCAATAAACGTATTAACCAGGCCTTTGGCCAGTTCCTCAAGCTGCCTGAAGATAAAATTTTCCATAATATTGAAAAATACGGCAACACCACGGCTGCCAGCATTCCTTTGGCACTTCATGAAGCCATTGAAACCGGCCGTATCGGCAAATCCGGGGATGTTGTGCTTTTTGCAGGTCTTGGTGCCGGCCTGACCTGGGGGGCGTCCCTTTATAAATTTCCTTGA
- a CDS encoding response regulator, whose product MANPARLLIVDDNEDILSTFYEFFNSLGYEVKTAVDGFAALKILRDKPDYFHCLITDLVMPNISGVGLISIVKKEYPDIKTVAMTGYGDHPGALASEAQADIVIFKPVDLFKIERKVAELIGRTED is encoded by the coding sequence ATGGCAAATCCGGCTCGACTTTTGATCGTAGACGATAACGAAGATATTCTGTCTACTTTTTATGAATTTTTTAACTCCCTTGGGTATGAGGTTAAGACGGCGGTGGACGGATTTGCCGCTTTAAAAATTCTGCGGGATAAACCCGATTATTTCCATTGCCTGATCACAGACCTTGTAATGCCTAACATCAGTGGTGTTGGGTTGATTTCTATTGTAAAAAAGGAATACCCTGATATTAAAACCGTTGCCATGACCGGATATGGGGATCACCCTGGGGCACTTGCGTCCGAAGCCCAGGCGGATATTGTTATTTTTAAACCTGTTGACCTGTTTAAAATTGAACGTAAAGTTGCCGAACTTATAGGCCGTACAGAAGATTAA